Proteins from a genomic interval of Bacteroidales bacterium:
- a CDS encoding formylglycine-generating enzyme family protein: MVKKYLFFFLLFLVGGFPLFGSGIQVLNTEVTTNADKKSAQVKFSLTWDHSWRLEVAANSPSNYDAAWVFIKYRTLPGDNWNHAYISTTAGNHKVPDNALLSLGNSVAVVSGTNTTVGVGAFIYRKEPGNGTIAFTDVELNWDFGKNGLTGGEQVEVCVLATEMVYIPQGAFLLGDYTSDGHFTINRSNLTTNSARADAPFTVSAETVPGNFSNAWIYYNSTSNQTYRQSLQAMLSSHNTVKPVTPDNAGTTSLTNHVIASSNANYFTTAYYTAIPGAYPKGFRAFYCMKYEITQGEYVQFLNKNLVSVKNAGTYHYSGTAAGRYAITKKTGTGTADNPAEYELSSATAAYLPCNYLNTNDIYAWLIWAGLRPMTELEFEKVCRGTEAVPGTASLRPQYAWGSTTINNTSNFSNKGMSNEAPSNATGNCAVATAAGTTTTVGGGTNANIDGPLRAGAFATPVSSREKSGGSYYGVMEMSGNLWERCISIGIQLGRTFAGGHGNGEIGIGTTPDLPISGGWPGVTGAGLGFRGGSYLDQAARARISDRYFINNVGTARSPAVGGRGVRTAL; this comes from the coding sequence ATGGTTAAGAAATATTTATTCTTTTTTTTACTTTTCCTGGTTGGGGGATTCCCTTTATTTGGCAGTGGGATCCAGGTATTGAATACGGAAGTAACCACCAATGCTGATAAAAAAAGTGCTCAGGTAAAATTTTCACTCACCTGGGATCATTCCTGGCGGTTGGAAGTCGCAGCAAACTCTCCGTCTAATTACGACGCCGCATGGGTATTTATCAAATACCGTACCCTGCCGGGTGATAACTGGAACCACGCTTATATCTCCACAACGGCGGGTAACCATAAAGTACCCGACAATGCTTTGCTTAGTTTAGGCAATTCTGTTGCTGTAGTGAGTGGCACGAATACCACCGTTGGCGTGGGCGCTTTTATATACCGCAAGGAGCCCGGTAATGGTACCATTGCCTTTACGGATGTTGAACTGAACTGGGATTTTGGAAAGAACGGATTGACCGGCGGAGAACAGGTGGAAGTGTGCGTATTGGCTACCGAAATGGTATATATACCCCAAGGAGCCTTTTTACTGGGTGATTATACTTCCGACGGACATTTTACAATAAACCGTTCAAATCTTACCACCAATTCCGCACGGGCTGATGCTCCATTTACAGTATCTGCAGAAACAGTGCCGGGAAACTTCTCAAACGCATGGATTTACTATAATTCTACGTCAAATCAAACTTACAGGCAAAGCTTACAGGCCATGTTATCCAGTCATAATACAGTAAAACCGGTTACTCCCGATAATGCCGGAACTACTTCCCTGACTAACCACGTTATAGCAAGCAGCAATGCCAATTATTTTACAACAGCATATTATACAGCCATACCGGGCGCCTATCCCAAAGGTTTCCGCGCTTTTTATTGCATGAAATATGAAATCACCCAGGGCGAGTATGTGCAATTCCTGAACAAGAATCTCGTATCGGTAAAAAATGCAGGCACTTACCATTATTCCGGCACAGCAGCAGGGCGGTATGCCATTACTAAAAAAACCGGTACCGGTACGGCTGACAATCCTGCCGAATATGAATTATCTTCCGCCACGGCAGCCTATTTGCCCTGCAATTACCTGAACACAAACGATATTTACGCATGGCTGATATGGGCGGGACTTCGGCCGATGACCGAACTTGAGTTCGAAAAAGTATGCCGCGGCACGGAAGCCGTTCCCGGAACAGCTTCACTCAGGCCGCAATATGCCTGGGGTTCGACAACCATCAATAATACATCCAATTTTTCGAACAAGGGTATGTCCAACGAAGCGCCTTCGAATGCCACCGGCAATTGTGCCGTAGCTACCGCGGCGGGAACCACTACCACTGTCGGCGGCGGAACCAATGCCAATATTGACGGCCCATTGCGGGCAGGCGCTTTTGCCACCCCGGTGAGCAGCCGCGAAAAATCGGGCGGAAGCTATTACGGAGTCATGGAAATGTCGGGTAACCTCTGGGAACGTTGTATTTCAATAGGCATACAGCTCGGACGTACATTTGCCGGCGGACATGGCAACGGTGAAATTGGCATCGGCACGACGCCCGACCTGCCGATTAGCGGCGGCTGGCCTGGTGTTACCGGCGCCGGATTGGGTTTCAGGGGAGGTAGTTACCTCGACCAGGCTGCCCGTGCAAGGATATCCGACAGGTATTTTATCAATAATGTCGGTACGGCACGTAGTCCTGCTGTTGGCGGCCGTGGTGTAAGAACGGCGCTTTAA